A stretch of Apium graveolens cultivar Ventura unplaced genomic scaffold, ASM990537v1 ctg45, whole genome shotgun sequence DNA encodes these proteins:
- the LOC141701990 gene encoding uncharacterized protein LOC141701990, translating into MARSFLKEMRLPLTLWGEAVTHTIYVLHRLPTRALTGKTPREAWTGAKPDVSYIRVFGSVAHMKVQSGHTTKLEDRSKMVIYLGREPGTKASRLYDPISGKILVSRDVVGYRRIDEGSNFSGNGRVGNGASISSNETEGNGESGATMSNSPSSISLLSSNTDEISTSSGDSNQPNKFHLLDEIYNETQEIELEDDLLLLGIEEPTDYKQAAKDKEWELEMKLETVRLLLALASKNGWVVDHLDVKSAFLNGELEETVYVTQAEGFIKEGK; encoded by the exons ATGGCACGCAGTTTTTTGAAGGAGATGAGACTGCCTTTAACGTTGTGGGGGGAAGCTGTAACGCACACGATATATGTGCTGCACAGATTACCTACAAGAGCTCTGACAGGGAAAACTCCTCGCGAAGCATGGACAGGAGCGAAGCCTGATGTGTCATACATTCGAGTTTTTGGGAGTGTCGCTCATATGAAAGTACAAAGTGGGCATACAACGAAATTAGAGGACCGAAGTAAAATGGTTATTTACCTTGGTAGAGAACCCGGTACTAAGGCTTCACGGTTGTATGATCCAATTAGTGGAAAAATACTAGTGAGTCGTGATGTTGT GGGTTACCGAAGAATAGATGAAGGCTCAAACTTCTCTGGTAATGGAAGAGTAGGGAATGGTGCCAGCATCTCTAGTAATGAAACGGAGGGGAACGGTGAAAGTGGTGCAACAATGAGTAACAGTCCATCAAGTATCAGTCTATTAAGCTCAAATACTGATGAAATCAGTACATCATCAGGTGACAGTAATCAACCCAATAAATTTCATTTACTTGATGAGATTTATAATGAAACACAGGAAATTGAACTCGAAGATGATCTATTGTTGCTGGGAATTGAAGAACCTACAGATTACAAACAAGCAGCGAAAGATAAAGAATGGGAGTTGGAAATGAA GCTGGAAACAGTAAGGCTTCTACTGGCTTTAGCATCAAAGAATGGTTGGGTAGTAGATCATTTAGATGTCAAGTCTGCTTTCCTCAATGGCGAATTGGAGGAGACGGTGTATGTGACACAAGCAGAAGGGTTCATTAAAGAAGGAAAATAG
- the LOC141701991 gene encoding secreted RxLR effector protein 161-like, which yields MEPKVQIDKDEKGKPINSTEFKIRVGGLRYLVHTRPDIAFSVGVVSCFMERPTILYLNAAKRILRYITGTLEYGLIYAKGTGNYLFYGYLDSDMGNNVVDRRSTGGMSFYLNESLIIWVSQKQRCVALSSCEAEFMAATASSMPRSVVTKSINTNN from the coding sequence ATGGAACCAAAGGTGCAGATTGATAAAGATGAGAAGGGAAAGCCAATTAATTCTACTGAATTCAAAATCAGGGTAGGAGGCTTAAGGTATCTGGTTCATACTCGCCCCGATATAGCTTTTTCAGTAGGTGTTGTAAGTTGCTTTATGGAGAGGCCGACTATTCTTTATCTCAATGCAGCTAAACGCATCCTAAGATATATCACAGGTACACTGGAGTATGGTCTGATTTATGCAAAGGGGACAGGTAACTACTTATTTTATGGATACTTAGACAGTGACATGGGTAACAATGTGGTGGATCGAAGGAGTACAGGTGGGATGTCTTTCTATTTAAATGAAAGTCTGATTATATGGGTATCCCAGAAGCAAAGATGTGTTGCTTTGTCCTCCTGTGAAGCCGAATTCATGGCTGCTACTGCCAGCAGCATGCCAAGGAGTGTGGTTACGAAATCTATTAACACAAATAACTGA